Proteins encoded by one window of Methylosinus sp. PW1:
- a CDS encoding VIT1/CCC1 transporter family protein yields MPITPHVEKHFTATEMVRDVVIGMSDGLTVPFALAAGLSAAVASTDVIVTAGLAEIAAGAIAMGLGGFLAARTDAQHYASEAAREGREIDLMRDHEIHEIEQLLEGYGLTGDPLKSLVAAISADKERWIDFMMRFELGLEKPDPRRALASALTIGFAYVVGGLTPLIPYMTTDSVDTALLRSVLATGVALLAFGAAKGHFTGVDRVRAAIQTLAVGGLAASAAFGLARAFG; encoded by the coding sequence ATGCCTATAACGCCCCATGTTGAAAAGCACTTCACCGCCACAGAAATGGTTCGCGACGTCGTGATCGGCATGTCCGACGGCTTGACGGTGCCTTTCGCTCTCGCCGCAGGCCTGTCGGCCGCAGTCGCGAGCACCGACGTGATCGTGACCGCCGGCCTCGCCGAAATCGCCGCAGGGGCCATCGCAATGGGTCTCGGAGGCTTTCTCGCCGCGCGGACCGATGCTCAACACTACGCGTCCGAGGCGGCGCGGGAAGGTCGAGAGATCGACCTCATGCGCGACCATGAAATTCACGAGATCGAGCAGCTTCTCGAAGGTTACGGCCTCACCGGCGATCCGCTGAAATCGCTTGTCGCCGCCATATCGGCCGACAAGGAACGGTGGATCGATTTCATGATGCGCTTCGAGCTCGGGCTGGAGAAGCCGGATCCGCGACGTGCGCTGGCGAGCGCGCTGACCATCGGCTTCGCCTATGTTGTCGGCGGCCTCACGCCACTCATTCCCTACATGACCACCGACAGCGTCGACACCGCGCTTTTGAGGTCCGTTCTCGCCACTGGCGTGGCGTTGCTGGCGTTCGGCGCGGCAAAAGGGCATTTCACCGGCGTCGATCGAGTGCGCGCTGCAATTCAGACACTCGCAGTGGGAGGACTTGCAGCCTCGGCGGCCTTCGGGCTGGCTCGCGCATTCGGGTAA
- a CDS encoding isoprenylcysteine carboxylmethyltransferase family protein — translation MNFSLAANIVLLGLIICGIFLRPPSLRTAKGVLPKLAGAAGFLLPSFIVAVPPVDLSPSTKVASVGLVLLGTLVSIAATIWLGRSFSILPQARALVTEGPYRFVRHPLYTGKLLALIGIMFRYQQPWALCLTLLSIAMQLPRMNFEERVLEEAFPSYQEYAGRTARLIPGVY, via the coding sequence GTGAACTTCTCGCTCGCGGCCAATATCGTGCTTCTTGGTCTCATAATATGCGGGATCTTTCTGCGGCCTCCGTCTCTGCGGACCGCGAAAGGCGTTCTGCCGAAATTGGCCGGCGCGGCGGGCTTTCTCTTGCCGAGCTTCATAGTCGCCGTCCCGCCGGTCGATTTGTCACCTTCGACGAAGGTTGCTTCGGTCGGCTTGGTTCTCCTCGGAACGCTCGTTTCGATCGCGGCGACCATTTGGCTCGGCCGCAGCTTCAGCATTCTTCCGCAAGCTCGCGCTCTGGTGACGGAAGGACCGTATAGATTCGTGCGTCATCCGCTCTACACGGGAAAACTATTGGCTCTGATCGGCATCATGTTTCGATATCAGCAGCCGTGGGCGCTGTGCTTGACGCTGCTATCGATCGCCATGCAATTGCCGCGCATGAATTTTGAAGAACGCGTGCTCGAAGAAGCATTCCCATCATACCAGGAGTATGCGGGTCGCACCGCGAGGCTGATCCCCGGCGTTTACTAA